In Sorghum bicolor cultivar BTx623 chromosome 10, Sorghum_bicolor_NCBIv3, whole genome shotgun sequence, one genomic interval encodes:
- the LOC8065049 gene encoding coatomer subunit beta'-2 isoform X2 produces the protein MPLRLEIKRKLAQRSERVKSVDLHPTEPWIMSSLYSGSVCIWNYQTQTMVKSFEVSELPVRSAKFIARKQWVVAGADDMFIRVYNYNTMDKVKLFEAHTDYIRCVAVHPTLPYVLSSSDDMLIKLWDWDKGWMCTQIFEGHSHYVMQITFNPKDTNTFASASLDRTVKIWSLGSPDPNFTLDGHSKGVNCVDYFTGGDRPYLITGSDDQTAKVWDYQTKSCVQTLEGHAHNVSAVCFHPELPIIMTGSEDGTVRLWHSTTYRLENTLNYGLERVWALGYMKGSRRVVIGYDEGTIMIKIGREEPVASMDSSGKIIWAKHNEIQTVNIKAVGVDAEIADGERLPLAVKELGSCDLYPQSLRHNPNGRFVVVCGDGEYIIYTALAWRNRSFGSALEIVWSTEGEYAVRESTSKIKIYSKNFQERKSIRPAFSAERIYGGVLLAMCTNDFICFYDWVECRLIRRIDVNVKNVYWADSGDLVTIASDSSFYILKYNRDLVSSHLDGGASVGEEGVEDAFELLHEINERVRTGLWVGDCFIYNNSSWRLNYCVGGEVTTMFHLDRPMYLLGYLANQSRVYLIDKEFNVVGYTLLLSLIEYKTLVMRGDLERANTVLPSIPKEQHNSVAHFLESRGMLEEALDIATDPNYRFDLAVQLGSLEVAKEIAIEARSESKWKQLGELAMSSGKLEMAEECLLQATDLSGLLLLYSSLGDAEGITKLASMAKELGKNNVSFLCLFMLGKLEECLQLLVDSNRIPEAALMARSYLPSKVSDIVSIWKKDLQKVNSKAAESLADPAEYPNLFEDWQIALNVEATMAPKRGVYPPAEEYMTYAERSNESLVEVFKSMNVEEEIPSENGDSAHEVIEDDGVEESQEDAVEVEPDDSTDGGVLVNGNDVLTPDQ, from the exons ATG CCGCTCCGGTTAGAGATCAAG AGGAAGCTCGCGCAGAGGTCGGAGAGGGTCAAGTCCGTGGACCTGCATCCCACGGAACCATG GATCATGTCAAGTCTTTATTCTGGCAGTGTCTGCATCTGGAACTACCAGACTCAG ACAATGGTGAAATCTTTTGAAGTCAGTGAGTTACCAG TTCGTTCGGCTAAATTTATTGCGCGGAAGCAATGGGTTGTGGCTGGTGCCGATGACATGTTCATCCGTGTGTATAACTATAATACCATGGATAAGGTCAAGTTGTTCGAAGCTCATACTGATTACATCAGGTGTGTGGCTGTTCATCCGACCCTGCCATATGTGTTGTCATCATCAGATGACATGCTTATAAAGCTTTGGGACTGGGATAAGGGCTGGATGTGTACTCAAATTTTTGAGGGCCACTCTCATTATGTCATGCAAATCACATTTAACCCCAAGGACACAAATACTTTTGCTAGTGCTTCTCTTGATCGTACTGTAAAG ATTTGGAGTCTTGGTTCTCCTGATCCTAACTTCACATTGGATGGTCATTCAAAAGGTGTCAATTGTGTTGATTATTTCACTGGTGGTGACCGGCCATATCTAATTACAGGCTCTGATGACCAAACTGCAAAG GTTTGGGATTATCAAACAAAGAGCTGTGTCCAAACACTTGAAGGACATGCACATAATGTCTCTGCTGTATGTTTCCATCCTGAGCTTCCAATAATAATGACAGGTTCAGAGGATGGAACTGTTCGCCTATGGCACTCCACTACCTACAG ACTTGAGAATACACTTAACTATGGCCTTGAACGAGTTTGGGCATTAGGTTACATGAAGGGCTCACGAAG AGTCGTGATTGGATATGATGAAGGAACAATAATGATTAAGATTGGCCGTGAAGAACCTGTTGCTAGTATGGATAGCAGTGGTAAAATCATATGGGCCAAACATAACGAAATTCAAACTGTCAATATCAAGGCAGTTGGTGTGGATGCTGAG ATTGCAGATGGAGAACGTCTGCCATTGGCTGTGAAGGAGCTAGGAAGTTGTGACCTTTACCCACAA AGTTTACGACACAATCCAAATGGGAGGTTTGTTGTTGTATGTGGAGATGGAGAGTACATTATCTACACAGCGCTAGCATGGAGAAATAGATCATTTGGGTCTGCTCTTGAAATTGTCTGGTCAACTGAAGGAGAGTATGCTGTAAGGGAAAGCACATCAAAAATAAAGATCTACAGCAAAAACTTTCAG GAGAGGAAAAGTATAAGACCAGCATTCTCTGCAGAACGTATATATGGGGGAGTATTGCTTGCTATGTGTACAAATGATTTCATTTGTTTCTATGACTGGGTGGAGTGCAGGTTGATACGTCGAATTGACGTGAATGTAAAA AATGTATATTGGGCTGACAGTGGTGATTTGGTAACAATAGCAAGCGATTCATCATTCTACATTTTGAAGTACAAT AGAGATTTAGTTTCTTCTCATCTTGATGGAGGGGCATCAGTTGGTGAGGAAGGTGTGGAAGATGCCTTTGAATTGCTTCATGAGATAAATGAACGTGTCCGTACTGGGTTATGGGTCGGAGACTGTTTTATATACAATAATTCTTCATGGCGCCTGAATTACTGCGTTGGAGGAGAG GTTACTACAATGTTTCACTTGGATCGGCCTATGTATTTATTAGGATATCTCGCTAACCAAAGTCGTGTATATCTTATTGACAAGGAGTTTAA TGTGGTGGGTTATACTTTACTACTCAGTTTGATTGAGTACAAAACGCTTGTGATGCGTGGGGATTTGGAACGTGCAAATACTGTTTTACCATCCATACCAAAGGAACAACACAACAG TGTGGCACATTTCCTTGAATCACGTGGCATGTTGGAGGAAGCCCTTGATATAGCCACTGACCCTAATTACAGATTTGACCTGGCTGTGCAGCTTGGAAGCCTGGAAGTTGCAAAG GAAATTGCTATTGAGGCACGGAGTGAATCAAAGTGGAAGCAGTTGGGGGAACTTGCTATGTCCTCTGGAAAG CTCGAGATGGCAGAAGAATGTCTCCTTCAAGCTACAGACCTTAGTGGGTTATTGCTTCTATATTCATCACTTGGAGATGCTGAAGGGATAACAAAACTGGCATCCATGGCTAAAGAACTAGGAAAGAACAATGTTTCTTTCCTTTGCTTGTTTATGCTAGGCAAATTGGAAGAATGTCTTCAATTGTTGGTTGATAG TAATCGTATTCCAGAAGCAGCATTGATGGCACGATCTTACCTTCCAAGCAAAGTTTCTGATATTGTTTCAATATGGAAAAAGGACCTTCAAAAG GTGAACTCCAAAGCTGCAGAATCTCTGGCAGATCCTGCTGAGTACCCAAATCTGTTCGAGGACTGGCAGATTGCTCTCAATGTAGAAGCTACCATGGCTCCCAAGAG
- the LOC8065049 gene encoding coatomer subunit beta'-2 isoform X1, with the protein MPLRLEIKRKLAQRSERVKSVDLHPTEPWIMSSLYSGSVCIWNYQTQTMVKSFEVSELPVRSAKFIARKQWVVAGADDMFIRVYNYNTMDKVKLFEAHTDYIRCVAVHPTLPYVLSSSDDMLIKLWDWDKGWMCTQIFEGHSHYVMQITFNPKDTNTFASASLDRTVKIWSLGSPDPNFTLDGHSKGVNCVDYFTGGDRPYLITGSDDQTAKVWDYQTKSCVQTLEGHAHNVSAVCFHPELPIIMTGSEDGTVRLWHSTTYRLENTLNYGLERVWALGYMKGSRRVVIGYDEGTIMIKIGREEPVASMDSSGKIIWAKHNEIQTVNIKAVGVDAEIADGERLPLAVKELGSCDLYPQSLRHNPNGRFVVVCGDGEYIIYTALAWRNRSFGSALEIVWSTEGEYAVRESTSKIKIYSKNFQERKSIRPAFSAERIYGGVLLAMCTNDFICFYDWVECRLIRRIDVNVKNVYWADSGDLVTIASDSSFYILKYNRDLVSSHLDGGASVGEEGVEDAFELLHEINERVRTGLWVGDCFIYNNSSWRLNYCVGGEVTTMFHLDRPMYLLGYLANQSRVYLIDKEFNVVGYTLLLSLIEYKTLVMRGDLERANTVLPSIPKEQHNSVAHFLESRGMLEEALDIATDPNYRFDLAVQLGSLEVAKEIAIEARSESKWKQLGELAMSSGKLEMAEECLLQATDLSGLLLLYSSLGDAEGITKLASMAKELGKNNVSFLCLFMLGKLEECLQLLVDSNRIPEAALMARSYLPSKVSDIVSIWKKDLQKVNSKAAESLADPAEYPNLFEDWQIALNVEATMAPKRGVYPPAEEYMTYAERSNESLVEVFKSMNVEEEIPSENGDSAHEVIEDDGVEESQEDAVEVEPDDSTDGGVLVNGNDGEEHWVLTPDQ; encoded by the exons ATG CCGCTCCGGTTAGAGATCAAG AGGAAGCTCGCGCAGAGGTCGGAGAGGGTCAAGTCCGTGGACCTGCATCCCACGGAACCATG GATCATGTCAAGTCTTTATTCTGGCAGTGTCTGCATCTGGAACTACCAGACTCAG ACAATGGTGAAATCTTTTGAAGTCAGTGAGTTACCAG TTCGTTCGGCTAAATTTATTGCGCGGAAGCAATGGGTTGTGGCTGGTGCCGATGACATGTTCATCCGTGTGTATAACTATAATACCATGGATAAGGTCAAGTTGTTCGAAGCTCATACTGATTACATCAGGTGTGTGGCTGTTCATCCGACCCTGCCATATGTGTTGTCATCATCAGATGACATGCTTATAAAGCTTTGGGACTGGGATAAGGGCTGGATGTGTACTCAAATTTTTGAGGGCCACTCTCATTATGTCATGCAAATCACATTTAACCCCAAGGACACAAATACTTTTGCTAGTGCTTCTCTTGATCGTACTGTAAAG ATTTGGAGTCTTGGTTCTCCTGATCCTAACTTCACATTGGATGGTCATTCAAAAGGTGTCAATTGTGTTGATTATTTCACTGGTGGTGACCGGCCATATCTAATTACAGGCTCTGATGACCAAACTGCAAAG GTTTGGGATTATCAAACAAAGAGCTGTGTCCAAACACTTGAAGGACATGCACATAATGTCTCTGCTGTATGTTTCCATCCTGAGCTTCCAATAATAATGACAGGTTCAGAGGATGGAACTGTTCGCCTATGGCACTCCACTACCTACAG ACTTGAGAATACACTTAACTATGGCCTTGAACGAGTTTGGGCATTAGGTTACATGAAGGGCTCACGAAG AGTCGTGATTGGATATGATGAAGGAACAATAATGATTAAGATTGGCCGTGAAGAACCTGTTGCTAGTATGGATAGCAGTGGTAAAATCATATGGGCCAAACATAACGAAATTCAAACTGTCAATATCAAGGCAGTTGGTGTGGATGCTGAG ATTGCAGATGGAGAACGTCTGCCATTGGCTGTGAAGGAGCTAGGAAGTTGTGACCTTTACCCACAA AGTTTACGACACAATCCAAATGGGAGGTTTGTTGTTGTATGTGGAGATGGAGAGTACATTATCTACACAGCGCTAGCATGGAGAAATAGATCATTTGGGTCTGCTCTTGAAATTGTCTGGTCAACTGAAGGAGAGTATGCTGTAAGGGAAAGCACATCAAAAATAAAGATCTACAGCAAAAACTTTCAG GAGAGGAAAAGTATAAGACCAGCATTCTCTGCAGAACGTATATATGGGGGAGTATTGCTTGCTATGTGTACAAATGATTTCATTTGTTTCTATGACTGGGTGGAGTGCAGGTTGATACGTCGAATTGACGTGAATGTAAAA AATGTATATTGGGCTGACAGTGGTGATTTGGTAACAATAGCAAGCGATTCATCATTCTACATTTTGAAGTACAAT AGAGATTTAGTTTCTTCTCATCTTGATGGAGGGGCATCAGTTGGTGAGGAAGGTGTGGAAGATGCCTTTGAATTGCTTCATGAGATAAATGAACGTGTCCGTACTGGGTTATGGGTCGGAGACTGTTTTATATACAATAATTCTTCATGGCGCCTGAATTACTGCGTTGGAGGAGAG GTTACTACAATGTTTCACTTGGATCGGCCTATGTATTTATTAGGATATCTCGCTAACCAAAGTCGTGTATATCTTATTGACAAGGAGTTTAA TGTGGTGGGTTATACTTTACTACTCAGTTTGATTGAGTACAAAACGCTTGTGATGCGTGGGGATTTGGAACGTGCAAATACTGTTTTACCATCCATACCAAAGGAACAACACAACAG TGTGGCACATTTCCTTGAATCACGTGGCATGTTGGAGGAAGCCCTTGATATAGCCACTGACCCTAATTACAGATTTGACCTGGCTGTGCAGCTTGGAAGCCTGGAAGTTGCAAAG GAAATTGCTATTGAGGCACGGAGTGAATCAAAGTGGAAGCAGTTGGGGGAACTTGCTATGTCCTCTGGAAAG CTCGAGATGGCAGAAGAATGTCTCCTTCAAGCTACAGACCTTAGTGGGTTATTGCTTCTATATTCATCACTTGGAGATGCTGAAGGGATAACAAAACTGGCATCCATGGCTAAAGAACTAGGAAAGAACAATGTTTCTTTCCTTTGCTTGTTTATGCTAGGCAAATTGGAAGAATGTCTTCAATTGTTGGTTGATAG TAATCGTATTCCAGAAGCAGCATTGATGGCACGATCTTACCTTCCAAGCAAAGTTTCTGATATTGTTTCAATATGGAAAAAGGACCTTCAAAAG GTGAACTCCAAAGCTGCAGAATCTCTGGCAGATCCTGCTGAGTACCCAAATCTGTTCGAGGACTGGCAGATTGCTCTCAATGTAGAAGCTACCATGGCTCCCAAGAG